The Ipomoea triloba cultivar NCNSP0323 chromosome 4, ASM357664v1 DNA segment GCAGCATCTAGGTCAGAGGCACTGATTACTGTATTTGTATCAAAATTTCAAGTACAGATTAAATTCAACGagaaccaaattaaattaatttaaggaTTTGGTTATTTTGACCATCCTTAAATTATTGAGtaacaaagaaaattaaactCGCCAGAATTATTTAAGGTATATATTGAGTAAATTTCTTGTGATTTTAGTTGgtaaaagataataaagagataaattcatctaatataaaaaaaatttataaattgctTTTGCTGCTGAGAATCAAGTGTAATGGGTAAATTTCTTGTGACCCAAAAGACTAATAGATTGTTATTCTTGAAAATAGGATTTATACTTTGTAGTTTTAAGTAAATAGTGTAAATAGGATTTATACTTAATAGTTATTAGTAAATAGTGTAATTAACTTGACACTTGGCGTGAGCCATTGTGCACTCTCGTCTCAATCCTTTTTTGTAGAGAGGTCGGATGTTCAAATCATTTTTCGTATGAAAAAACAGCAGCTTGGTCTTTTAATTGGACCGGTCTGTGTAACAACAGTTAATCATTAGTCTTGCTTGGGATTTGCAAGAACATAGTACATGGTAACTTGTAAGATTAGATTTTGTATAGGAGTTTTGAGAGGTTTTTGCGAAGTTACATAGTACAGAGGGTGCTATTAGCATGGCAAACAGTGTCTAGTTTTTTAgctcttcatttcttcaacatAGTCAATACTATGAACACTACTTCAGCTCAAAACCTCCTCAAAACCCTGTTGTCGAACCCATCTGCGATCAAATCCAAGTCCCAGGCCACGCAGCTGCACGCCCTCATCATCAAAACCACAAGCGCGTCTTCTCCCTCTCTCGCCACCCTTCTTTCCATCTACACTAACTTCAGCCTCTTACAAGAATGTCTCTCGCTCTTCGACTCCCTCCCTTCTCCGCCGCCGCCCAAAGCCTGGAAATCCATCATCAAATGCTACTCTTCCAACGGCCTCTTCTCCCAATCCTTGCGTTCTTTCGTCGAGATGAGAGCTTCCGGCAAGTACCCGGACCGGAATGTGTTCCCCTCTGTGCTTAAAGCGTGTACCCATTTGCGGGATTTGAGGCTCGGTGAGTCTGTTCATGGGTATGTTGTGAGGTGTGGGTTGGATTGCGATCTTTATACTGCGAATGCACTCATGAATATGTATGCCAAGTTGCAGGAATTGGATGAACCCAACATGTTCGATAAAATTCCCCAAAGAAACCAAATTGATGCATCTGAGAATGCATATTTGGCTTACAACACTGCGTTTGAATTGACTAGTGATTCAAAGAGTAATATTGATGGGGTGGTACAAGTCCCTGGTTTTTGTCATACTAACCAAAATGGAGAGGGGAGAATAAATAAAGCTTTGAAAGTGGATAGTGTTAGGAAACTGTTCGAGGTGATGCCAAATAGGGATATTGTTACCTGGAACACAGTCATTGGGGGTAATGTACAGAATAGGATGTATGAGGAAGCTCTAGAGATGGTTAGGGAGATGGGGAATTCTGATTTGAAGCCCAACAGTTTCACTTTGTCCAGTATCCTTCCTATCTTTGCTGAGCATGTGGATGTCTTGAAGGGAAAAGAAATACACGGTTATGCAATTAGGCATGGGTTTGATAAAGATGTGTTTATTGGGAGTAGTTTGATTGATATGTATGCCAATTGTACTCTGGTGGAAGATGCATACCGGGTTTTCTGTGAGTTAGCTGAAAAGGATGATGTTTCGTGGAATTCAACCATTGCAGGATTTGTGCAAAATGGTATGTTTGATGAAGGGCTGAAGTTGTTTAGGGAGATGCTAGCTGCTAATAAAGAACCTCTGCCGGTATCTTTCTCTAGTATAATCCCAGCCTGTGCTAATTTGACAACACTTCATTTGGGAAAGCAACTCCATGCATACATAATTAGAACTGGTTTTGTTGATAATATGTACATATCTAGCTCACTGGTGGATATGTATGCAAAATGTGGGAAGATTATGATAGCGCGGTGGATTTTTGATAAGATGGTGTTACGTGATTCAGTCTCATGGACAGCCATGATCATGGGGTATGCACTGCATGGATATGCACGTGAAGCCATCCTCTTATTTGAGAAGATGGAAATGGAGGGAGTCAAGCCTAACTCTGTGGCCTATGTAGCTGTTTTGACTGCTTGCAGCCATGCTGGTTTAATAGACGAGGGCTGGAAACATTTTACAACTATGAGACAAAAATATGGTATATCCCCAGGGCTTGAGCACTATGCTGCTGTTGCAGACCTGTTTGGCCGAGCAGGGAGACTAGCGGAAGCGTATGAATTAATCTCTAGCATGCATATTAAACCAACAGGGAGTGTTTGGTCCACTTTGTTGTCAGCTTGCAGAGTTCACAAAAATGTTGAACTTGCTGAAAAAGTTGCCAATGAAATAACTAAAGTTGATCCCGAGAATTTGGGTCCCTATGTACTCTTGTCAAATATGTATTCTGTTACTGGACGATGGAAAGATGCACTAAAACTTAGAAAAAATATGAAGAAGAAGGGAATGAGAAAGACACCAGCTTGCAGCTGGGTTGAAGTTAAGAACAAAATACATGCTTTTGTCTCTGGAGACAAATCTCATCCACAATATATTCAGATAGAAATGGCATTGCAAGACATTTTAGAACGGTTGAAATTAGAAGGATATGTTCCTGAGACCAGTGAGGCATTACATGATGTTGATGAGGAGCAGAAGCATGATTTATTTTTTGCTCACAGTGAACGGCTTGCAATAGCATTCGCAATTATTAACACACCCGCAGGGACAACAATCCGGGTGACAAAGAATCTTCGGGTATGCGTGGACTGTCACACAGCAACTAAGTTCATATCCAAGGTTATGGGGAGGGAGATAATTGTTAGAGACAACAATAGATATCACCATTTTAAAGACGGGGTATGCTCATGTGGAGATTATTGGTGAAACAAATTGTCAAGTTACTTTTGAAACTGAGCATGAAAGAGTTGTCATGTAGCCATGCAATTGAGGAAACACATATCTACGGAGCTTCAAAGGGAAATGAAATGGAGGAACTCAGCAACTCAAGGTACGACAATACAAAATAGAAGATGATAATCTTAGTGGAATTATGTTCAGCTATTGTAGTCTTAATTTTCTCATATAGCAACAACTCAGCTGCCAAAGTTGGTAACGCTACATTCACACTCCAATTTCTAGGTGTGTTAaggttgaaacttgaaagcatTTTTGTCCTTTTCCCTTATTTTGGGATGGTTTAAAGCAAAGGCTTTAGACTCTTGAATCATGTAAGGAAGATTACTAGACTGGCCCTTACAATTTTATTGTATTACCATGCAGAAAGCTTGCACTACTCTTTTGCTGTGGAGACATTTGCTAGAAGGAATGGTTGCactaatggcatgtttggttggatgtagtttagggggaattgtaattcattgaattgcaattcagtgaattcccaaactacagtgtttggttggagggaattgcaattctgcaaatgatgaattacaattcatggggcacccccatgaattgcaattcggtggagaggaggggcaatttgttggtgtaaagacaattttgcccctcctcccataccctttgtcttttttttataataataataataataataataataataattattattattattattttgaaagagaattattattattattattattattattattttgaatgaattattattattatacttattattattattattattttttgaaagaattattattattattattactactactactactattattactattactacaacatctactacaacataagggcattttagtcattttgtcacttcttactTTTCAATTCCATGTACTCATATTTCtacataccaaacactgtaatttcaattcctactttattcattgaattgcaattccaccgaattacaattcttttccaccctaattccctcctcccaaccaaacgccctgtaaggATTCTTCAAGAGTTGCCATTTCAGTTGCTGCAATGTGGGGTAGGTAGAGCCTAAATCTTTTCTCTTCACATTTTACTCCTTAGCAAGATGATTCGGTTAGAATGTGCATTTCTACAACTGGTTACTGGTAGCACATCAAAGAGGATTTTTAATGTCAAGCAGTCCTCCACCGTTCTACCAAAAACCCATTTTTCATCAACCAAAAGAATACAGCCTGTATTCTCCATTTCCACCCTTGCTGCTGCCACTTTTGGTAGCCAAGATGGTACACATATAAGCTTTGGGCTTCTAACTATTGGCACAGCTGCACAGGAAGGACATACACGGCACTTGCTTTAATAAACTATCTGTCAGATCGTTGGAAATATTGTCGAAACTAAAGCTATCTCATCATTGAATGGCTCTCCTGTAGATGACCCTTGGCTAAACTTCTCAAATGGGCCAAAGGGAGGGGTGAGGGCATGAATGATGGAGCAAAGTCAGCAaacattcattatttatatggtCCAGACATTGCTGCAAAAGTCCGGCCGGAAATAAATTGTATTAGGACATCGGTGAGTATGATGATTTTGTGCTGATTATATGATAAAGGTATTGACTTCACttgatttataattattagagtataaataaatagttgttgttgttgttgctgtcaTTAAGTGTTAATGATTTTTGATTATGAGAGtagttgagacttgagagaatCCTGTAGGCATCTTAAACTGCCAATATAGATTTGGTGTCAATATTTCGTTATAATAAATTGATTGATAGGGACCACTAGACCACTAGTCTAGTAGGTGTAACACTAAATTAAGCCATTAAACCTCACCGGATAAGAGCCCTTGGATTGAGGGATGTATTGAATTATGGTTGTTCAAGAATCACCTAAAGTGGTGTGTTTGTAATGAATACTTATAAAGGAGTGTCAAGAATATGTGTTATTTGGGTTCGCTCTGTTGTAgtgttgtttgtgtttttagAGCATACCCAGAGATGGGTTTTTgccttgattttatttatttgtttattattattattattattattattattttgtttttgtgagCCAGCAAAGAGGgtaatagaaaaaaataaaggctaaagtgtcatctagcaccatgaactatattcaattattcatgccgcaccctgaactttcatatcgtatatatcgagccgcaaaccaaaataaaaaattcacctagaacttttagcaggtttccaggtcttcttgctgacatggcgtctgatgtggcatttctcttaaccttatgttgtccatgtaagcgtttacatatttaaaattaaaaaaaaaacaaaattattatattaaaataaccagaattttattctctttattttaataatgtatacttttcaattttgcaattccaatgtttcaaatttttttttcataatttatattttttggctaatttattgtttagtattttttcaatttttcaaatttatagaaatgctaatttttttttgtattttaaaaaaaaaattatttttaatatgtaaatgcttatatggacaacataaggttaaaagaaataccacatcacttgaaaacctacgccatgtcagcaggaagacctggaaacctgctaaaagttctaggtgaattttttattttgatttgcggcttgatatatacgatatgaaagttcagggtgcggcatgaataattggatatagttcatggtgctagatgacactttagccaaaaataaaagatttttaatGGGGTGAGCCAATTGCCCTAGCAGCGcctacccttttttttttttttttttttttttaacttcttGCAGTAAAATTGTCACTCTTTCTCAGTTTCTCCTCTCATTCCCATCGAGGAAAAAAGCtgacaaaaaatcaaataaacctACCAAAAGTTTTTAGTTATTATTGTTAGGGTGAAACAATTATCAGTATGTTAAAAGTTATACCTCACAATGAaatgtgattttatttttctatatcgTCATATTTTTGAGAAGTAGGATATTGGACTTGGTCCTTCACTAACTTTTGTCTTTGGCTTTTTATGAACTTTTGTTTAACAATTTTTTCCAGCTACTGAGTGTTGGACTTGACTCTTTACGAGTCTCTACTCAACAATTTTTAATGACGAAAAAAGAATTTAATGACGTAAAAGTTAAGACTTTAAAGGTTGCATGattggaaaaaaagaaaaaagaaaaaagaaagcacTCTTCGGTGTAACAGTGAAATTATTTTACCAAGTCAAAATTTGATTGGTGTAGACGTGCATATTGTTGATGCTAATGACAATCTTATGGTGTGCTCCATTAGTCACGGTCATCATAGTTTAGTCACTGCTTAAGATAGTGCAATTCTTTGACTTAACAAGATGGTGTCATCATGACTTCAATTTTGAGTCTAGACTACCAAATAGGTAACTTTACCTTTTATAGTTCCACCCTTCTCATGTGGGGTGTAACTGAGTGTCACTAGATTATAAGGTATTTAGCCCCTAACTACTACATTAATTGCATCTTATTTTACCCTATGTGTAATTTTGTGTTCCTATTACTCAATACTCACACcataacaaataaattttaaagatttaaCTTATACATCGAGAGTACTCTTTTATTATGTCCTTCTCtaacattttttaaagaaagtaAGAGATATGTAGTAGATTCAATTATTAATTCtacaagtgaaaaaaaaattatagaactATAGAAATTTCCAAATTggatattataattaattttagttttgatcaataaactattttaaatttttatttttagttcttaaatttaaaataaactagaTCTGGTTCAAATcatcaaattttgaattaacTTTTGtgcacaacaacaacaacaacaacaacaaaaatgctTGCTGTAATTAAaatgttgcattttttttttaatatgagaaCCGTTTATATTATCCCTAAATTAATCAACATTTGcacaaatttatcaaataaaactatgttaataagtgaaaatttaaatgtaaattttgagTATGTCTAACATTCTAACCTCATTAATTTGGCAATTCATAgaattaatttcacttttaatttgatacagattttcacttttagttattGACTATCAGTAATAAATTTAAACCCTTTTATCtcttcgattttttttttcaaatcaattaaattaattcaaaataccTAAAggtcctatttggtaaataattagcttatcagccaaatttggcctatttgactattattagttgtttgatttggctaaaaaatcaatataagtgtttggttaataatctttttgtaactccaaaatactaaatttccaaaggctactcaaagcgaccttttcaattagccttttgagaaaagaaattatactaaacaactatcactaatagctaatttaccaaacacttttttacaatcagttaatattatcaattaattataccttctaacccaatcagctaacaaccattttccaaacagggccaaaatgTTCTTGTATACAAATGATGGCATTTGTTGAAtgttatacattttaaaatatatttaatcaatatagatatagatttggTTCAACAAGATAAGCCTAAGGGAAAGTGAAATTCGAGAGTAGTAGGCATAGAATGACCTTGAGTGACTCGAGGTTTGACCTTGTGGTAGGCTCGATTGAGGTTGGTAAGGGTTCAATTTGAGTCAAAGTCATCGCAGTTGTTGAAGAGTTTCGGTATGCTTAAGAAGTGTCTGGATCACACAATGACACAATCATTTATTCAAATCCCGAAAGGTGTTAGAGAGCTAATATAAATACTTGGACCTTGTTTTAAAAAGGCCAcacatctttaattttttaattttttttaacacaaaGCATAATCAGTGTAATAcacaatcaattaataaataaataagacatTTTCTTATTATTCTACCATTACTTTATTTAGCTTTTATTCGAGATTGATTTAGGTCcagttttaattatttttatcattaattaattggaaaaattaaaaataattaaattaataattaatgattacaatttacaaatgaAAACATCATAtgagggactaaaagtggtatgATCTCCATCATCGCTCTCTCGATGCAAAGGTAGTAAAAAAGTAAATCAGTAACTAAAAAACTTCCTTAAGGCAGTCCAACTTATCTTGTCATTTTTTTCCCTCATTTTTACCTCAGGCGAGTTTCAACGGCTATTCTTCTGACTGATATATCTCTGCCCCTCTCCCATTCACTCTCGTCGGTATCCAAAGCATCTCTCTCTCTACCTATTTTGTTTGTAcataaaatctctctctctctcaaacaCAGTGGAAGTGAATGCATTTCCTTCACTGCCGCCGCAGTTGCATTCGGTTCGGCTTCGAGACTTTGCTGTTTCTGAGCTCTCAAATGGGCGTTTTTCTTCGATATTTTCTATGAAGTGTAAACGATCGGAAAATCGGAGTAGTTTTGTAGATTTGATCAGCTAAGCTGGTTGTGTATATAACGTTTTTGAAGATTCgtaggctcattcttttatcgGCTTTAAGATCTATAATAACTTGCTGTTGAGGTAACTCCAGCTCCGATAGTCGGATCATCAGCAATGAAGCCGAGTACTCAGCTTGACTCAGTAGTGTTCCACCTAACTCCTACTCGAACCAGGTAAATTTGCTGATTGAAGGTGTTGCACAAATGGTAATTTGTATTGTTTGTTTGAGTGATGATGATCGGGTGTGACTAGAGGTGTAAATCGATCCAAGTCGAGTGTATTTGATGATGACGTGGACATTTTAGGCATGTGACCGTTGGGCGGAATTTGTAGTCATGATTGTTGTCTGTTGTTGCTCGCAGTTGACAATTGATTTAAATATCagttattatttttctatgtaCAATATATATGCTGattagttttctattttttcaagTGAAAAGATGTCGTTTTTCACACCTTGAATCTTTCTCACGCATCGACATTAATAGAGTTAAAAACTGGATGCAAATATCACGTGTATTTAAGTAGAAACTTCGGTGACAATTCTGATTGACTGTAGGTATTTAAATTGAAATGACAATGATCCCTCAGTACCTTATTGCTAGCAAAACTAAAATTTCTCTACAAATTATAATTGGATGCATTAGTAATTCTTgtctttctttcatttttttcttactttgTTTGCATTGTGCTTAAATTGAGTTGGAACCAAGATAAATAGCAATTTGTGCGTTCTTGTTCAGCTGGATCATGCTCCTTTAGATATTTTTCCTGTTAGTCATTGTGATGATAATGGCTATGAATTTGAATTGCCAATTTGACCTTTTACTGACAAAATCTCAACTGCTTTTTATTGCCAGATGTCATTTGATTATTATAGCTAAtgggaagaaagagaaaattgcTTCTGGCCTGTTAAATCCTTTTCTTGCACACCTGAAAACTGCTCAGGATCAAATTGCCAAGGGTGGTTACTCAATTGTGCTTGAACCAGATCCCCAGAGTGTTGCTTCGTGGTTTACAAAGGGCACCGTGGAAAGGTTTGTATGTTGATCTAATAGCTTCATAGGTCTTGACACAACAAATTCATCTGATTGTTGATGTTAATAACCCTCTGGGGGATCTGGTAACAAACTCCAGTTAACTGACACTTTTCTAGACTAATTTAAACTTGCTTACAAGTTGAAAGCTTTTCCTTTCTAGGCAAGGTGCCTCCTTTGAATTACTacagtattttaaaaaaaaaaatcaaaggagTGAGTATTGATTCAAAGGCAGGATGACTGGTGTTGAACTTTTGCTGCATTACTGGATAAGTGTTTCATTGCTTTCCTGGTGTATGTTAATTAAGTAGTAACAAAGTGACTTGAAATTGCTCTTGTGGGTACTGATAGAAATATATCTCTATGACACCAAAATTCATTTAGGCTAATATCTTAAGCTATGaactgaaaataaatatatactccatatCAAATAAGCATTCTACATTCTTATCCTTCAACTGTTTCATCAAGATATGAGTTTTAAGGATATTTCAGTAGCATCAGAAGTTGATCTTTTGTTGCAAATAATGGCATTTTTATGATATAAAAACTCTTTCTACTGCATAAGGTTTCTATGTGATTCAAACATTAGGATCATCTAACTTACGGTTGATGTGATTGAACATCATGTTAACTGCATAGGCATAACATTAAACTGTAATTTTTGCTATTTTCACTCTGAACATCTTATATATGCACACAAAATCTGTATTTTCACTTAGCAAGAGCAACCCAAATTTTCAACTTGATCTCAGGCCACCTTTTTATTGTATGAGGTTCCACCCACTAAGATACAAATATTTCATAGACAATATGAATATCCTATATATGTACAAGATTCCATATTTTCAATGAGCTAGCAAATGTTTCAACTTGGTTGTCAGTCTTCTAGTGCAAGATACTGttttgcatatatataacaGCAAGTGAAGTGCAGTGGAAAAGGACATAGGGATCACAACTTGTGTTTTTCTTAATCAGAtgcaaaatgtaaaattgaagTGCAAAGCTGTGAAGGGTGCAAATGGCTTCAAACTGTACATTCCACTAAGCACTGTGAATTGGAATGCTTTCCTTTTATGGAAAATATACATCCTTTTTAGAATTTCAAAGTTCTAGATTAGTTGCAAAAAATCAATTCCAGAATGGAAATATTATTTCAAATCTTATTTAATTCACTAAGGTTTAGTTATACTCACTGTTATGATTCTGCCCTTCCAAGATAACACCAAGCAGTGCCATTGACTATTGTTCCCCGAGATAAATGAGTCTTTTACTAGGCTTTAtaagcatggttgcagtaggcgctaggcgctagtcgggcggtagactagcgcctagcgcctaagcggtctaggcggcgcctaggcggtacctaggcggcgacctataaaaacaaaaaattaattcatgtgtgtgggtgtatgtcatatattgtattatatattacatatatatatatatatatatatatatatatcttacttctcttacttatataaataaataaatttaaatacatataaatataataataaaattaacaatgtcGACTCGCtcaagttaactcggctaactctgtcgagttaggcgagttaactcggccaaattcggcctaggcggccgccaactcggcctggtcggccgagttaggcgctaggcggccggccacctaggcgaaCGCCTAGAGATCAATTCGCcacggtctaggagcgcctagcgcctaggcggggatttttgcaacagtgtttataagtgtgtgtgtgtgtttttttttttttttttcctttttttttaactacgttagcattttttgaaaaaaaaataaaaataaactaaagaaCATTTGTTATAACAGCATGATCAATGTTAAGCCTTTGGGTGAATCTTTTCAGGATAATTGAGTATTTGCATCTGACAATTGTTGCTTTCCATAGGTTTGTTCGTTTTGTGAGCACTCCAGATATCCTTGAAAGAGTGTACATAATAGAATCTGAGATCATACAACTTGATGAAGCAATTGCCATTCAAGGGAAAAATGACGCTCAAGATGGCCTTGTAAGTATTTCAAGTCGAGTAGTTTTCTCTCATCcaagttataacttataagctCAATTCCACATATCTTGTTTCTTCAACAGGTTGAAGATCATCAAACAAAGCTGTTGGGAAACTGTGATGGTAATCCATGAGAAATAAGTAAATTGTTATGTTTAGAATAAGGTTGTTTGTATAAGGCTTCCCTTGTTTCACTGTTGTATACTGTAGTCTGATTATACCCTTACTGATCAATCAAGTATGTGCTAAAATTTTGTTGTCTTCAATGTGGTTCAATTTCGTTATCTCATTTCCCTTTGATGCTCCCTAGTTGGTGTAAGTGTGATTTTCCATTTACCAAGCATAATATTACTGAGTTGGGTCTGTTGGTTATTCCTTTTCAGTATGCCAATCTTTCTCCACTCCTTTCTTTATGAGTAGAAGTAGCATGCATTTTTTACCAATAAGGTCTAGGATGCTGCCAGCCAGTACATGAGGTATTCAGTAACACCTTTTAACATTATAAGATTTTGCCAGGTAACAAACCCAAGACAGCTGTTAATGATGATAAAGCTGTTGTCCTTTACAAGGTAATTGCTGGCTCCTGTACACTTTTAATTGTGCTTctgtttttcattttgtttgttatttttatgttctattttttatttttcatgcagCCTGAGGAGCATCAACCTGAAACAAGTAGTTCATCTCCACAGGAAGGGAATTCTAGGTATGCATTATTTTTGAAGTAATAGCAGTTTACACCTTATTTTGCTTGATCCTAAAAATATGCTCAATTTGGTTAGAGTTTAATTTTGCATGAGAATTCCttcatttatattttctgttttctcATCCAAGTAGATAGTTTATCTTAAGAGTTTTGTTTCATTATTATTCTTCCTATTGAATCAATGTCATTGTTGTTTGGTTGGCTGGCAAGtgcatctttcttcttctttatttatttatttattgtgttttaCATGTGTATCGGCTTACAAGATGTGTGGTATAAAGAATTCTCAATCATGGTTGTGAACTTTTTTCTGAAATGTCATATTATTCTCTGGTCAAAGGATATAAACTTTCACATAGAAGAACATAACTTAGGATTAAATAAACGAGTAACATAGCAGTAATCTCACAGTGAATTTTGGTTAGGGTGAGGTGTGTATTGCACACCTTTGGAATTCTTCAAATACATAATTGATAGTTGACTTGCCATAGAAGAACTAAAGTCTAGAACATATCCAAGAGTGTAATTTTTTATTGGCATGTCTATTAGAGTACAGATACTGAAAGTCCTAGAGACTCGCAAATCCGTGCTGGAAAAGGAACAGGGTATGGCTTTTGCACGTGCTGTAGCTGCTGGTTTTCATTTTGATGACATGCCACTCCTGCTGTCCTTTGGTAAATGCTTTGGAGCCTCACGTTTGAGGTAAGAAATGTCATAATTGTGTTGAATGGTAGGGAAGGAAGCAAAAGATAAAAGTTATGAAGTTTTCCCTTACAGTATATaggaaataaaatgtttttctcttatttattttgttgaacAAGATGGAGAAAGAAAATTTAAACCAAAGAGAAATGACCTTATCCTCATACTTTCTTTATAAGTTCCCTTCCTTTCCCTCCTGAAAAGTTAGTAACTGATATTTGTGTTCTACAGGGATGCCTGCTTAAGATTCATGGAACTCTGGAAGATAAAACATGGAGCTAGACAATGGCTTGAAAATGGAGCAGTAGAAGCAATGGCAAGCCAACCTGATCCATCTGgtattatgttttctaatatcTCTCATTCCAACAGTGAGAAAACATCA contains these protein-coding regions:
- the LOC116015305 gene encoding putative pentatricopeptide repeat-containing protein At3g23330, coding for MNTTSAQNLLKTLLSNPSAIKSKSQATQLHALIIKTTSASSPSLATLLSIYTNFSLLQECLSLFDSLPSPPPPKAWKSIIKCYSSNGLFSQSLRSFVEMRASGKYPDRNVFPSVLKACTHLRDLRLGESVHGYVVRCGLDCDLYTANALMNMYAKLQELDEPNMFDKIPQRNQIDASENAYLAYNTAFELTSDSKSNIDGVVQVPGFCHTNQNGEGRINKALKVDSVRKLFEVMPNRDIVTWNTVIGGNVQNRMYEEALEMVREMGNSDLKPNSFTLSSILPIFAEHVDVLKGKEIHGYAIRHGFDKDVFIGSSLIDMYANCTLVEDAYRVFCELAEKDDVSWNSTIAGFVQNGMFDEGLKLFREMLAANKEPLPVSFSSIIPACANLTTLHLGKQLHAYIIRTGFVDNMYISSSLVDMYAKCGKIMIARWIFDKMVLRDSVSWTAMIMGYALHGYAREAILLFEKMEMEGVKPNSVAYVAVLTACSHAGLIDEGWKHFTTMRQKYGISPGLEHYAAVADLFGRAGRLAEAYELISSMHIKPTGSVWSTLLSACRVHKNVELAEKVANEITKVDPENLGPYVLLSNMYSVTGRWKDALKLRKNMKKKGMRKTPACSWVEVKNKIHAFVSGDKSHPQYIQIEMALQDILERLKLEGYVPETSEALHDVDEEQKHDLFFAHSERLAIAFAIINTPAGTTIRVTKNLRVCVDCHTATKFISKVMGREIIVRDNNRYHHFKDGVCSCGDYW